The Asterias amurensis chromosome 20, ASM3211899v1 region ggccccagcgcCGATTAGAACCATACCATAGGGTAAACATTGACCGAACATAAATGTAAACTGAACAAGCTAGTACTAGCGGTGAATGTGCAGGAATTCAAACTTACCGACAGCCATTGCAGTGGACTGAAATTCACGCTCAAAGTAGACAAACAACAAGACGAAGGTCCCAAGTGTTCCGCAACATACAAAGTAGATAAAAAACGAAGCGACCGCTACTACCCAGCCCCAATGTCGGTCCAAGCTGGTCCTACAGCCATGCTCACCAGTGGTGTTATTGCTACGCATTGCTCTTGATGAGGTTAAACATCGGATCGGCTCATCAGAGGTCAACACAAATTCTTGATTAAAACTCGAAAGAACAATTCAAATCGTATTATAACAATCCTAGATCTCTAGAGAAGTTATATTTTCCCAGTTATTCCTTATTATTATGGTCCTTTACGAAACCACGGTTTCGGCTCTAATCTGGAatcggcttcaggctctgtcctctcgtctgaagcttGTAAGATGGAGCAAACACCCTGGAAGAGTGAATCTTGTCGATGGTAACAGGCACTGATCGCGGGTACAATCGTCCAGGAAAACTGCAATGCAGACGTGACACTGGCTACACACGCCCTATTAGTATTAGATGACCTTGCTATATTTGTGTAAGGGGATTATCTACTACACTTGACATAACGATAATATACGCAACAGGACAGGTGCAAATAGAGATTGTCGAACAGGAGGTCAGAAAAACCAGTATGCTACGTCTCGTCTGCTCAGGACTACAAAAGTAGAATTTGAACCTTTCATAGTGTGAGTATGTGGTAGCATGCAACACGTGCACATCTCGTTTTCGTGTTCCGGCGTTCGCAAATCACATTCAGTCAAGCCCAACACCAGATTAACTTCCCTTTATCTTTCTCCTCTCTGTATTGAtgctatttttcttttcttgcacTTTAAGCACCATACTAGGTAGACCCAATCCCGTCACAATCTCAGAAAACTACtgctttgtgatgctctgcattccccgaCCTGTTCTCGGGACCACAGTAGCTAGTACATTTATACGGCGGCGGGTATGCCtatagggacctctcgcacgagaacgggactcgAATCAAGTTTACGTTTTAGGCGGATATTTCGCAAAATGtgtattatttattgtattaaatTGCCAAAGGCTGCTGTGTATGTGTAGGCCTACCGATGACTGGAATTCGCAAGTCTGGATCTAAAGGCGATCGATACCACACAATGGGATCGAGTGCTACATCAGGAGATAAATGTAATAATATTCCTATATAAATATCTGGCTCAGACCAAAGTCTGACGTGTAGGCCCTACCTGTAAAACAACCCTTGTCCAAAGTccgccaaaaacttgatctatgGTCCGATTGACTATAATTATATAAGATATAAGGCCTATAGTCATTTCATGCCAAATCAACACATTTGGGTCGGCAGGCACCGTCTAATATTttgctatataaaaacaaacataaaaaaaaactatgggTTGCATGAGCACaccataattatttaaaaaaagaatataaTTCACTTTCGATATTAAATTTTACCCCCTAAATAATTAAGCCCCACCccttcaaaattaatttttgttgttgtggtcTACCGATAGATAAGATAGATTGTGTTGGCAACCGCCATAACTGATGATAAACATTGGGAAAAGTGCACTCTGCACACAACTCTCAGCCCGATTACGCGAGCAAAAATGTGAACGCGAAggtcagaaaattgtgttgttaataTCTCTCGTTTGAAAGCATAACGTAAAGTTGCCattttatgggtgcgttcgtttagctcccctgggtcgaccccggtgcgtggcattttttttaccaggacgaacgtgggtaattatctgcacacacttgtcctgggaaaaaaaccgccacacaccggtctcgaccctgggaagctaaacgaacgcgccCTATACGTCAGGTACCCtacgtacgtgcagacgtcatacgtggtGCATTCGATCCACAAgcggggctcttggggctggcccgaggtgcactgacgtcaccacgggaaggctcacgtgatgatgtgtctgggtttttttccaggtggAGCGTGGGTAaacatctgcacacgttcgtcctggaaaacgAAATAGGtgacttttccaggacgaacgtgggatGTGCCCACGTCCGTCCtggaaaacaataaaatacgccacatcggggtcgacccagggaagctaatcgtaGCTTCCCcgtagcttccccgggtcgaccccggtgtatgGCGTgtattttttccaggacgaacgtgcgCAGATAATTACCAACGTTTGTCCTGGCTTATACAGTACACACGACAACAACTTGATGCATTTGGCTATACTGCAAGTTGGTTCGTAAAACAGATTATAGTTAGAATGGATATTAGAAAGTTTTGCAAGAAATCCAAACAACCTCCATCCCATGATAGGCACAAACCCAAACACAAACACCCAAGAATTGAAGTTAATATTGACGTAAATGTTCCAGATGTGATCAATTTGAGGATTCGAGTGCCGATGATCAACAATATTAGGCGTACACAATATTAGGCGTATGTTTATTGGGCAaacggttttcctttcacctcgtcgactaacacggtcggccataaatggccgactgtgttagttcgcacagtaaaagggaaaaccacgcaacattgaggcaaatttgtgtgggtcattgttttctacttttaaaacatctttccaaccaaatgcattttatagaaaaaggttacaaacgctttttatagaccaactcgtccgatccaaggcaacgtgttcctttaagcattccCACAAGGTGTGAAGGTAGTTGAAGAAGTTGATGAGACAGAGTTGATGAAGTTATAGGAGTAGTCTAAAAGTACACATGATGACCAGGAATAACAATGCCGTTATTCCCTGTTTAAAGACGCTGTATCGTCATACGCACGAACGAAAAATGCTTGCCAAGCATATTTACCTTTGACACAGTGCGACGATAGCTGTTACATTTACCATCCCCGGAGGGCGTAGTCTAAATATAGATACGtgctattgcaatggcatgggATTATACGCACGATACGtgctattgcaatggcatgaGTTTATACACACGATAcgcgctattgcaatggcatgggtgtatacacacgatacgcgctattgcaatggcatggATTTATTACACACGTCGATCGTGTTTATCTGTGTCTAGAGCTTTTCGTCGTGTTTTCATGTTTGAGTGTGCGCAACCACCGCACCTTATCCGTAGGGAAAGGACCTGCGGGTGTATTATGCGTTTTTGACGGCGCATCAAAATGGCCATGAAGAAGAGGTGAGGAACAGGAAAGTTACCTGGGCAGTATCGGAATCTGCCAGCAAAAGAAGGAAATCTGTGCACAACAGAGATTATCAGAAGGAAGTACACAGCAGGCTAGGTCAATCCAGCTGATGCGAATGATGAGTTCCAATCAATGCGAGAGCAGTGTAAATTCATTAACTCAAAACTGTCCCAGTTTGTCAAACATCTGATGACAGTCCTGTCCGCGATCTTGTTTACTTACTACACTGTTCATGTTCTAGATCTACCAGTAGACTTCTACTTGTGGTCAAGACCAGAGTTTACGACTAGAATATTCACCAGAAGGTAGGCTATTCAAGTTTTACTCGCATTTTACTCGCTCTCTCCACCTATGTATTAGTTTTTGCTTCAGTTCATTGCTTTCGTTAGGTTAGGGGTCCATACTCTCGACAAGCTATGCTTTTTATCGGGGCCCCCTCCACAAGTGATGATATtacgaaaataatgtttaaatattccttcttttttgttttaaagtggatTAAAGAATTAATTATAATGAAACGGGCTTCTTATTGATCCTgggtttttttaagaaagagcttGGTTTCGgggttttttattataatttttttgtactAAAGAATATGCCTGCAAAATAGCTGGAAAGGTCtcattgattaattttgttttcattataaaaaaataaaatctaaatAAACGGTTAATAAGGCCTATGTTTTCACACAGCATGGTCgtcacaggcatgcaactgtaacttaaacaaaaaggaggaaattacaaaatgtcacaaaattttgtacgatatttttcaattgaaagtactgagaataaaaaaaaaaaattatatcagcTGATGtagttgcatgcctgacatCAGTGTGAAAACCCTTTTCTCCCTGGCATAGTCTAGGGACcctctagaaaaaaataaacaatacaactGAAAATGGAGGGGAAAAACTtggaagaataaataaatgcctTGTCGTGTAAACAAACGGTATCATAATTTATACTCATGGTCATACCATAAATGTGTTGtgtttaatttcacttttcagtGATCAAGATAGTCTACTGGTGTCATCAACGCCAATAAAGAAAACCACAGCAAAGAGACTGTTTGGACCCATGGAGAAAGGAATGTCACTAGACCATGCAGACATTAACTCAGAACGGTTAGTAATAAAGTTGTCAAAGGTACAATCTTTCTGAAGGTTCTATGAAGAAGGGATGGCATTCAAGGACCTTGCAACttgtcttgttttatatatactaAGGCTACTTGTGAACTGATCAACCACAACGACCGTGAATGCACAAAATagataatggcctgacgtttcaacccagTCTAATTTCGAAGGCTAAATGCATAcactgttaattttgtttctgaacagacacaataatcataatttgatgtttgttcACAGACGTCACTCATACAGGTTAAACAAGTCtagtatcaaaacaaaaatgggcaTGACAGGTTGTTTTTGAAAGAACATTTATTGTAACAATTAGGATGCCTTTTATTCCAAATTACGACTAAAcagaaaaacagttaaaactttTAACTTGCCAATAAATAGACAGAAAATGCCTTGCCTTtatgcactgcaaaaactggggtgtaaaaaattaacaccaatgtattttcactttattgagaccctaaaaataacccaaattaaaggaacacgttgccttggatcagtcgagttgttctttgaaaagcgtaaccgtttgtaataaaaagcatatggttagaaaaatgattcaaaagtagaatacaatgatccacacaaatttgcctcgaaattgcaaggttttccttttactttgcgaattaacacggtcggccatttatgggagaaaTTTGACGCCCACagatggccgactgtgttagtcgatgaggtaaaagaaTAACCACCCAATTTCGCGTAATactagtgtggatcattatattctacttttaaaatatctttctaatcataatgtattttataacaaacggttacaaacacttttgaaagaccaactcgaccgatccaagggaaCAAATAAGTGTTATTTTCATGTTGCTAAACACCCAATGATGTAAACAATAAGttgttgtttgtacatgtatctttgtttgacattgatcttgtgtcaattttaacacccaagtATGTGCGCGTGTATCCTTGAATGTTTCGTAAAAGTAAGCTGTTTCCAAAatcagttgtttttgttatatcaACAAACTACACCTCTAGTAACTAAATAAACCTTCCAAAGGATATTCTTAGGAACATACATATTCATTTCAATACATCCTCTTGTAATaaaattcttcaattttcaagaGCTCCAGAACACTTTAACTCGTCAAACCAAGGTGTATTTTTCTGAtctcatattattatttccctTTCCCAGGTTTCCACAGGTAAAAGAAATGGTCAGCACATCCCAAGCCCAAACCGCAGCCCTATAGCTACATCACAGATTCGATGGAGAGGATTGCAGCTAAAAGATCATAAGTGGGCGGGGCGGGTACATGGTTATTTATCATAGCATGTCACTTTTTACTTTATCTGATGATAATCCACAACGcatttctttcaccattgcaaAAGTGCCAGCCCCATCCATAGAAAAACTAGTCTAGGAGAGACTTGATGGGATGAACAAGAAGTAAAGAAATTGGAAATCTCATTCTTttcactttgaaaaacaaaaccacttgTTTGTTTGGGTTGAAATCATACATGTTCTGTAGTGCAGCATTGCAACACTAAATTTAAAAGATgtgtaaactattttaatttgtgGGTCAGTCCAttaatggttttaaaaccattggCGTTACATGGTTTAAAACTATTGCAGGTTAAATTTTTTGTAACGTCTGTTTTATAGACactttttggtagttgtcaaagaccagttttctcacgttGAGTATCTCAGCatttatatgcacaaaatgacaaacctgtgaaaatttgaactcaattggtcatcaaagttgcggtaaaataatggaagaaaaaaacccttgtcacaccaagttgtgtgctttcatgtcttgattttgagacctcaaattctaaatctgaggtctcgaagtcacatttgtggaaaattacttctttcttggaaactaagttacttccgagggagccgtttctcacaatgttttacactatcaacagctctccattgcttgttaccaagtttttatgctaacaattattttgagtagtttaccaatagtgatcaTCTTGAAGATTGTTCATATCAGCCAAAATCACAACTATCAGCCAAAATTAACTCCCACTTTAATTTCCTAAATACATATGTACCAAGTGGAAGGTCTCATTTCTGACTTGATcattaaatttaacaagttGAGGTAAAATGACGTGTTCTTGGATCATTTTCTTGTCTTTTGAGTATGTCCTTGTTATGAATGATACACCTTTGAATTAATGTAATTTCTTTATccatagtttgtttttattaatcttATTCCTCATTTTGGCTTGACCCATAAACATTGATGTGTCAatagcatactcagtacttccaccaaattctgtgaaaaaaagcaagcatgttactcgggtgggattcaaaccaatgacctttgcaattctagagccaaTTAGACTAGTttctatgacactgctctagaattgcaaataataataatataataacatgcatttatatagcgcttaatacaaagtttctaagcgctgcaagggtcgtgggttcgaataccacccaagtaatttgtctgtgatgggtttttttcaaagaagTTCCAAAATACAGTGGCTCACACGCATCggtttatatgggtaaaaccacaataaatattcataatccctgatgcaaataaaacatattctaaatctcatattgttgttatacttaatatttttgtgtgtaaaaaaaattcactatgTAGAAACCAGCTACATACAGCTGCTTATAACAACCCTCCTATGTCTCGATTGCAAAAATTAATGAGCTGAGCTTATAAATTAGTGTGGAGACACTCATActaaaatatgcaacaaataacaaGGGGAACAGATTGTGCgagttttaaaagtagtttgggtttgaacaatggAAAAGTAATTGGAGTGAGACTTGAACCAGCAATCTTAAGATTAGCATACATGCACTCTAACAAAATGAGCTAGCCAGCACTATGTTGGCTGTGTCCCTATTAATCAATTTCTGATgacaaatagggacaccgccagcatgggctggatagctcagttggtagaacacttgtacgttaattcagaggtcattggttcatgtCTCGCTGCGGTtaatttctctttgttcaaactcaagcaattgaaatattttagaaCATGCTGAAAAATTGCAATATTATTTGTAATAAGAGCCTTCGAGGTCTGAACCCAATATAAACACCATTTGGTGCTAGAAACCTATCccttattgataaaacaaaacacatgggaTGAATCTACGGTTTATAGCACCAAGTCGCCCATGCtgctaaaaaaaacatgctgccTCTTATGCTGCATGCTGAAAAACTGTCATTATTGTGGATTTGCTCTGCTGCCAGCATGTCATCCCTGTAATCCAtgagctgtgtgtgtgtgtgtgtgaggcaCCCATTTCACCTTCTAGTGCAAAACTTGTTCTCCTCCAGCAGCGTTATATCCCTGCGATTTCTACATCTGCACCATGGCAAAACTTCTTGAGGGGGATCTTGGGGTTCATGGCTTGTGCTTGTTAGCTGCAGAATGCAATTGACATGCTGCAAGCTGCTGTCTCTACAGCTCTGTGGTTACATTTTCAACCTCCTTGGAAGAGCGTTGAGATATTTCTGAAACGGTAGacacacattattgttatttacattCAGGCATATTCATCCTAGGCTGTTTGACAATGTGTTGCTCTTGGGAAAACCAGACAACTGTGATAAGTGTACGATAGCCTTACACCATGTGAAGATCAGCCCTTCCACTATCTAAActatttgttgatgttgttgttttccaaaattaccagtatatcatgcctgcacctgctctaaatgttttattttatgtatttattttgtatttgtatatgcCCCTGTAAATATTTccctaatttttggtttgtaattttatggtttgattcatagtgtttttatgtgtataaatattatttattgttctaCCCCTTGCCTTGCTGTCTTTCTTCATTCAAGTTCAGTTAGTTTTCCATATacgtaaatattgttttatgttgaTGAAATTCATCTATATATTTTCACAGACTGATTCAGGTACATGCAGCTCCTGTAAACCATATATACATATTTTAACttgtatttgtacaaaaaaataataaacattcagAATACCTTGATATTGCTTTCTCTTCTTGAATTTGTTTCACACAGCATCAGATTTGCCTGTTCTCCCCTCGCCTTCAGTTGTTTCTGAATCCGACTCCTGAAAAAATACAGAATTTAATTATAGTGCCCTATCCGTTTGCCATAATAAAttgctgtaaacaaattgttgggtttttgttgtaacatgtttttagatttacatttaacttacacattttggg contains the following coding sequences:
- the LOC139952503 gene encoding uncharacterized protein; this encodes MREQCKFINSKLSQFVKHLMTVLSAILFTYYTVHVLDLPVDFYLWSRPEFTTRIFTRSDQDSLLVSSTPIKKTTAKRLFGPMEKGMSLDHADINSERFPQVKEMVSTSQAQTAAL